catgtagaccgatatctcgatttaaagtcttggccccataaaaggcgcatttataatccgatttcactgaaatttgacactgagacttatattaggcttttcgacatccgtgtcgtatatggttgagatcggtttatttttagatatatctactaaaaagatcactattttgttatgaacaattaattgtacttattagtatttggtcccaatcggaacatattacgatataactgctatgggacataaggtattaaattttcacctaattttgaagaaaggtggtttatatatatgcccgaggtggtgggtatccaaagttcggcccggccaaacataacgcttttttacttattCTTTCTGAAATTATGTTATTGAGTGTTGTCCGTTCAGCTGAGAGCTCATTGATAAATGATCTCCCTTCTTTGGCCGAGTCCGTATGCCATGGCTTGCCGTAGATGGACAGCTTTTAGTTAAGTATTTCACAAGGCTGAATGCCTCACAAAGATCGTCGGCATCAGTGAGGcaataaccaccgttgaaaaagttttctgatgttattgccaggattcgaactaaaGCGTTTATCGCCATAGGATGGAATGCTatcaggcggacatgctgaccgtAGCCACCTTCTCTTTCTTTGGTTTATGAGGTTTAGTGttcccaaacatcccattaCGGAACAAATCAGAGGGAACCTAACTGAGAAGTTAgcttgagtgctgcccgattccaatttaagctcaatgataaggggacctcctgTTATATGATGAGTTCGAACGGCTTGTCACTGAAAAGTGATACTActttgttgagaagttgtacatggtgagggaataaccaccgctgaaaaatgttttaaggtgttctcGCCGGCGGGACCCGAACCCGGGCGTTTGGATACGATACGAGGGCATGCTAACCAGTGCACCACGATGGCTCGCCCTCCCcctttccctctctctctctctctccgaaATTGAGAATAGCCAGAACTAACATCGCCTATACAATTTACTTGCTATCGAAATAAATCGTGGTTTGAAGGTTATTCAAAGTTAGATCCGGGCAATCTGATGTTGATATGTTGGTAAATATTTAATATCAGATTTTGTGTTGCATCAGCTATGTTATTTTTGCCCACCCGCTAGTTGCGGTTGCTTGATATATTCTTTATTTGTGTCATTAAAGGGTATATTTATTTCATCGAAAAGTGGAAACAGATGTAGGTTAAGGATTTGTACAGACACACATGTGCTGCTAGAGAAAAACCAAAACCGAAAGCAAAAAAAGAGGAAAATCAATCAGTATTTCTCAACATGCAGTGCCAATTTTTTGTGtgtaaaattaatttcaaattttttgctaaataaTTACCATCATAAATAATCAAAGTCATAATctcgttttgtttttcttctcttctttttttaattttttttgcattacaaaattttgcatcactaaattgctgctgctgctgctgccgataCTGTCGCACTGCCTGTAGAGTGAACAAGAATACGACAAGGAACAGTTGAGAAGTAAGACGATGCGACGATGTCTTTTCATAACATTGGAAATGGTGGTCTTtgattataaacaaacaaaaaatattttcgctTTTTCTTGTAGTTTTGCGCAACGCTTTCAAGGCATTCGACCATGAGGACAAAGGTTTCATTGAGCATGCCGATGTCCATCAGATCCTTGAAATTTTAGGCCAGAAATTGGATGAGAAGGCCGTCAAGGCCCTCATCAAAGAGGTCGACAAAGGCAATAGTGGCAAATTGGACTTCTCTCAGTTTTGCAAATTGGCCGCCCGCTTCGTGGAGGTGGAAGAGGATGGACCTGTGCTAATGGGTGAATTGAAGGAGGCTTTCCGTGTCTACGACAAGGAGGGCAAAGGCTATTTGCCCATTGCCACATTGCGTAGTATCTTGCACGAATTAGATGATAAGTTGTCGAATCAGGATTTGGATATGATCATTGATGAAATTGATGCTGATGGTTCCGGTACAGTAGATTTCGATGGTAAGTGGATGCTTAACACAATTACTCAAAGGCTAAGAGATATTTATataaactttttgttttcgttgCAGAATTTGTGCAAGTGATGACAGGTAAAAATGTCCATGATGTTTTGGTACAACAGCGCTTTACCTTTCAACCCCATTCCCTTAACCTACCCACAAGCCGTTGTCCCTGTCCTTCACATCGTCAACGCTTGCATCGGCGCCTAGAGTTGCAATCTCAACGTTTTCTGCAGCAGTTGTGGCAACCTTTCAG
The genomic region above belongs to Stomoxys calcitrans chromosome 5, idStoCalc2.1, whole genome shotgun sequence and contains:
- the LOC106088757 gene encoding troponin C is translated as MSEQEYDKEQLRILRNAFKAFDHEDKGFIEHADVHQILEILGQKLDEKAVKALIKEVDKGNSGKLDFSQFCKLAARFVEVEEDGPVLMGELKEAFRVYDKEGKGYLPIATLRSILHELDDKLSNQDLDMIIDEIDADGSGTVDFDEFVQVMTG